The Buchnera aphidicola (Sitobion avenae) genome contains a region encoding:
- the nusG gene encoding transcription termination/antitermination protein NusG: protein MHESQKKRWYVLQAFSGFESRVAQSIREHVKLNEMGDLFGEVMVPSQEVIEMRGGQRRKSEYKFFPGYVLIQMIMTDSTWHLIRNIPRVLGFIGGKSDKPSPISDKEVEVIINRLRKIGDKPRPKTLFEPGEMVRVNDGPFADFNGVVEEVDYEKSRLKVSVSIFGRSTPVELDFRQVEKN, encoded by the coding sequence ATGCATGAGAGTCAAAAAAAAAGATGGTATGTATTACAAGCTTTTTCTGGCTTTGAAAGTCGCGTAGCACAATCAATACGAGAACATGTAAAATTAAATGAAATGGGAGATTTATTCGGTGAAGTAATGGTTCCTTCACAAGAAGTTATTGAAATGCGAGGTGGACAACGCAGAAAAAGTGAATATAAATTCTTTCCTGGATATGTTTTGATTCAAATGATAATGACAGATTCAACCTGGCATTTAATTAGAAATATTCCTAGAGTTCTAGGGTTTATCGGAGGAAAATCAGATAAACCTTCACCCATCAGTGACAAAGAAGTAGAAGTCATTATTAATAGACTTCGTAAAATTGGCGATAAACCAAGACCTAAAACCTTATTTGAACCAGGAGAGATGGTTCGAGTAAATGATGGTCCTTTTGCAGATTTTAATGGTGTTGTAGAAGAAGTAGATTATGAAAAAAGCAGATTAAAAGTTTCTGTGTCTATCTTTGGAAGATCTACTCCCGTAGAACTAGACTTTAGACAAGTTGAAAAAAATTAA
- the rpoC gene encoding DNA-directed RNA polymerase subunit beta', producing the protein MKDLLKFLKSQTKNEDFDAIKISLASPDMIRSWSFGEVKKPETINYRTFKPERDGLFCARIFGPVKDYECLCGKYKRLKHRGVICEKCGVEVTQSKVRRERMGHIELSSPTAHIWFLKSLPSRIGLLLDMPLRDIERVLYFESYVVIETGMTNLEKRQILTEEQYLDSLEEFGDEFHATMGAEAIQFLLKDINLAQECNTLRIELNETNSETKRKKLTKRIKLLESFIQSHNKPEWMILNVLPVLPPDLRPLVPLDGGRFATSDLNDLYRRVINRNNRLKRLLDLAAPDIIVRNEKRMLQEAVDALLDNGRRGRAITGSNKRPLKSLADMIKGKQGRFRQNLLGKRVDYSGRSVITVGPYLHLHQCGLPKKMALELFKPFIYGKLEVRGLATTIKAAKKMVEREEAVVWDILDEVIREHPVLLNRAPTLHRLGIQAFEPVLIEGKAIQLHPLVCAAYNADFDGDQMAVHVPLTLESQLEARALMMSTNNILSPANGEPIIVPSQDVVLGLYYMTRKKINGKGEGMLLNDSNEAEKVYRLGIAELHSSVKVRIIEYKKNKDESFTPIKKIITTTIGRAILWMIIPKGLPFSIVNQTLGKKDISKMLNTCYRILGLKPTVFFADQIMYTGFAYAARSGASVGIDDMVIPEKKANIINEAEIEVAEIQEQFQSGLVTAGERYNKVIDIWAAANERVAKAMMENLSTESVINKKGTKQKQISFNSIFMMADSGARGSAAQIRQLAGMRGLMAKPDGSIIETPITANFREGLNVLQYFISTHGARKGLADTALKTANSGYLTRRLVDVAQDLVVTQDDCQTHEGILMTPLIEGGDVKEPLRERVLGRVTAQNVFIPNTKHVLIKRNTLLNEQWCDLLEKNSIDNVKVRSVVNCDTDFGVCAYCYGRDLARGNLVNKGEAIGVIAAQSIGEPGTQLTMRTFHIGGAASRAAAESSIQIKNQGTINLNNAKSVTNSSGKIVITSRNVELNIIDNFGRTKESYKVPYGAIMAKGDGEKVNSGETVAKWDPHTMPVITEVNGFVRFVDMIDGQSITRQADELTGLSSIVILDTAERMSIGKDLRPALKIIDNNGKDVLIAGTDMPAQYFLPGKAIVQIDDGVQISSGDTLARVPQESGGTKDITGGLPRVADLFEARRPKELAILAEISGIISFGKETKGKRRLVITPVDGSDAYEEMIPKWRQLNVFEGERVERGDVVSDGPESPHDILRLRGVQAVTRYIVNEVQEVYRLQGVKINDKHIEVIIRQMLRKATIVKSGNSDFLDGEQVEFSRIKISNRTLDKKNKIPATFSRDLLGITKASLATESFISAASFQETTRVLTESAVAGKKDELRGLKENVIVGRLIPAGTGYAYHKERFNRRQKKHNNPTVSSSQVSAEEASASLSELLNSALIEK; encoded by the coding sequence GTGAAAGATTTACTAAAATTTCTAAAATCCCAAACTAAAAATGAAGATTTTGATGCTATTAAAATCTCATTAGCTTCACCAGATATGATTAGATCATGGTCATTTGGAGAAGTTAAAAAGCCTGAAACTATTAATTATCGTACATTTAAACCTGAAAGAGATGGATTATTTTGCGCTCGTATTTTTGGTCCCGTAAAAGATTATGAATGTTTATGCGGGAAATATAAAAGATTAAAACATCGAGGTGTAATCTGTGAAAAATGTGGTGTTGAAGTAACTCAAAGTAAGGTTAGAAGAGAACGAATGGGTCATATAGAACTTTCTTCACCTACAGCTCATATTTGGTTTTTAAAATCTTTACCATCACGTATTGGTTTGCTATTAGACATGCCTTTAAGAGATATTGAAAGAGTATTATATTTTGAATCTTATGTTGTTATAGAAACAGGAATGACTAACCTTGAAAAACGTCAAATTTTAACTGAAGAGCAATATTTAGATTCTTTAGAAGAATTTGGAGATGAGTTTCATGCTACAATGGGAGCAGAAGCTATTCAATTTCTATTAAAAGATATTAATCTAGCACAAGAATGCAACACATTAAGAATAGAATTAAATGAAACTAATTCTGAAACAAAAAGAAAAAAACTAACAAAAAGAATTAAATTATTAGAATCTTTTATTCAATCTCATAATAAACCTGAATGGATGATTCTTAATGTGTTACCAGTATTACCACCTGATCTCAGACCATTAGTACCATTAGATGGAGGAAGATTTGCAACATCAGATTTAAATGATTTATATCGTAGAGTGATTAATCGAAATAATCGTCTTAAACGTTTATTAGATTTAGCAGCTCCTGATATTATTGTGCGCAATGAAAAAAGAATGTTGCAAGAAGCAGTAGATGCTTTACTGGATAATGGTAGAAGAGGAAGAGCAATTACAGGATCTAATAAAAGACCTCTTAAATCATTAGCTGATATGATTAAAGGAAAACAAGGCCGATTTCGACAAAATCTTCTTGGAAAACGTGTAGACTACTCTGGTCGTTCAGTAATTACTGTAGGTCCTTATCTCCATTTACATCAATGTGGTTTACCAAAAAAAATGGCATTAGAACTCTTTAAACCATTTATATATGGAAAATTAGAAGTTCGTGGTTTAGCTACTACTATTAAAGCAGCAAAAAAAATGGTAGAAAGAGAAGAGGCAGTAGTATGGGACATTTTAGATGAAGTAATTCGCGAACATCCCGTTCTTTTAAATCGTGCACCTACGTTACATAGATTAGGTATACAAGCATTTGAACCTGTTCTTATAGAAGGAAAAGCAATTCAACTTCATCCACTAGTATGTGCAGCTTATAACGCCGATTTTGATGGAGATCAAATGGCTGTACATGTTCCATTGACTCTAGAATCACAATTAGAAGCTAGAGCTCTCATGATGTCAACTAATAACATTTTATCTCCAGCTAATGGAGAACCAATTATTGTACCTTCTCAAGATGTTGTTTTAGGGTTGTATTATATGACCCGTAAAAAAATTAACGGAAAAGGTGAGGGTATGTTATTAAATGATTCTAATGAAGCAGAGAAAGTATATCGATTAGGTATTGCTGAACTTCATTCATCAGTAAAAGTAAGAATAATAGAATATAAAAAAAATAAAGATGAAAGTTTTACTCCAATAAAAAAAATCATTACCACTACTATAGGTCGAGCAATTCTATGGATGATTATTCCTAAAGGACTACCTTTTAGTATTGTCAATCAAACTTTAGGGAAAAAAGATATTTCTAAAATGCTTAACACTTGTTATCGTATTTTAGGACTTAAACCCACTGTTTTTTTTGCTGATCAAATTATGTATACTGGATTCGCCTATGCAGCAAGATCAGGAGCTTCAGTTGGTATTGATGATATGGTAATACCAGAGAAAAAAGCAAACATTATTAATGAAGCAGAAATTGAAGTGGCTGAAATACAAGAACAATTTCAATCTGGATTAGTAACAGCAGGTGAAAGATATAATAAAGTTATTGATATTTGGGCAGCAGCTAATGAACGAGTAGCTAAAGCCATGATGGAAAACTTATCAACTGAATCTGTTATAAACAAAAAAGGTACAAAACAAAAACAAATATCTTTTAATAGTATATTTATGATGGCTGATTCAGGGGCACGTGGTTCTGCTGCACAAATTCGTCAATTAGCAGGTATGAGAGGATTAATGGCTAAACCTGATGGTTCTATTATTGAAACACCAATTACAGCTAATTTTAGAGAAGGTTTAAACGTATTACAATATTTTATTTCTACTCATGGAGCACGAAAAGGATTAGCAGATACTGCACTAAAAACTGCTAATTCTGGATATCTAACCCGTCGTTTAGTAGATGTAGCACAAGATTTAGTTGTAACACAAGATGACTGTCAAACACATGAAGGAATTTTAATGACTCCGTTAATTGAAGGAGGTGACGTAAAAGAACCATTACGTGAACGTGTTTTAGGTCGTGTTACTGCTCAAAATGTTTTTATTCCCAATACTAAACATGTATTAATCAAAAGAAATACACTTCTTAATGAACAATGGTGTGATCTTTTAGAAAAGAATTCTATAGATAATGTTAAAGTAAGATCAGTAGTAAATTGTGATACTGATTTTGGTGTGTGCGCCTATTGTTATGGTAGAGATTTAGCTCGGGGAAATTTAGTTAACAAAGGAGAAGCAATTGGAGTAATCGCAGCTCAATCTATAGGAGAACCAGGTACACAGCTCACTATGAGAACCTTTCATATTGGAGGTGCAGCATCAAGAGCTGCCGCAGAATCTAGTATACAAATCAAAAATCAAGGCACTATAAACCTTAACAATGCAAAATCTGTAACTAATTCTTCTGGGAAAATAGTCATTACTTCAAGAAATGTAGAACTGAATATCATTGATAATTTTGGTAGAACTAAAGAAAGCTATAAAGTCCCTTATGGAGCAATAATGGCTAAAGGAGATGGTGAAAAAGTAAATTCTGGAGAAACTGTTGCAAAATGGGATCCACATACTATGCCAGTTATTACTGAAGTTAATGGTTTTGTTCGTTTTGTTGACATGATTGACGGTCAAAGTATCACAAGACAAGCAGATGAATTAACAGGATTATCTTCTATAGTAATTTTAGATACTGCAGAAAGAATGTCAATTGGAAAAGATTTAAGACCAGCATTAAAAATCATTGACAATAATGGCAAAGACGTTCTTATTGCTGGAACAGATATGCCAGCACAATATTTTTTACCTGGAAAAGCAATTGTTCAAATTGATGATGGAGTACAAATTAGCTCTGGTGATACATTAGCACGAGTACCACAAGAATCAGGAGGAACTAAAGATATAACTGGTGGACTACCAAGAGTTGCCGATTTATTTGAAGCTAGACGACCAAAGGAATTAGCTATTTTAGCTGAAATCAGTGGTATTATATCTTTTGGCAAGGAAACAAAAGGTAAAAGAAGATTAGTTATTACGCCAGTAGACGGTAGTGATGCTTATGAAGAAATGATTCCCAAATGGAGACAATTAAATGTATTTGAAGGAGAAAGAGTAGAAAGAGGAGATGTTGTATCTGATGGACCAGAATCACCACATGATATTCTCCGATTAAGAGGAGTTCAAGCTGTAACTAGATATATCGTAAATGAAGTACAAGAAGTATATCGTCTACAAGGTGTAAAAATTAACGATAAACATATTGAAGTAATCATAAGACAAATGCTAAGAAAAGCCACTATAGTTAAATCAGGAAATTCTGATTTTTTAGACGGTGAACAAGTTGAATTTTCTCGTATAAAAATTTCAAATCGTACATTAGATAAAAAAAATAAAATACCAGCTACCTTTTCAAGAGATTTACTAGGAATTACTAAAGCCTCACTCGCAACAGAATCTTTTATATCCGCTGCATCTTTTCAAGAAACAACAAGAGTATTAACTGAATCTGCAGTGGCAGGAAAAAAAGATGAATTAAGAGGATTAAAAGAAAATGTAATTGTTGGACGTTTAATTCCTGCAGGTACAGGATATGCATATCATAAAGAGCGTTTTAACCGTCGTCAAAAAAAACATAATAACCCAACGGTCAGCAGTTCTCAAGTGAGTGCTGAAGAAGCCTCTGCTAGTCTTTCAGAATTATTAAATTCTGCTCTTATAGAAAAATAA
- the rplL gene encoding 50S ribosomal protein L7/L12 produces the protein MSITKEQILEAVSKMSVMNVVDLISAMEEKFGVSASMSINSNNDHEKNLHEEKTEFDIFLKVIGPNKVSVIKTVRSATGLGLKEAKDLVESAPTVLKENISKEDAESLKKTLEDVGAEIEIK, from the coding sequence ATGTCTATCACTAAAGAGCAAATTTTAGAAGCTGTATCAAAAATGTCAGTCATGAATGTTGTAGATCTTATTTCAGCAATGGAAGAAAAATTTGGTGTATCTGCTAGTATGTCTATTAATAGCAATAATGATCACGAAAAAAATTTACATGAAGAAAAAACAGAATTTGATATTTTTTTAAAAGTTATTGGACCTAATAAAGTATCAGTAATTAAAACTGTGCGCAGTGCAACTGGTCTAGGACTAAAAGAAGCTAAAGATTTAGTAGAATCTGCTCCAACAGTTTTAAAAGAAAATATTAGCAAAGAAGATGCAGAATCACTTAAAAAAACATTGGAAGATGTTGGTGCTGAAATCGAAATTAAATAA
- the rplK gene encoding 50S ribosomal protein L11 gives MAKKIQSYIKLQVSAGTANPSPPIGPALGQKGVNIMEFCKLFNKKTENIEKGLPIPVIITVYSDRSFTFITKTPPASVLLKKLSGIKKGASKTKSEQIGKINRLQIQEIAKIKNNDMTGSNIESMMRSIEGTAKSMGLIIEE, from the coding sequence ATGGCTAAAAAAATACAATCGTATATTAAACTACAAGTTTCAGCTGGTACAGCAAATCCTAGCCCCCCAATTGGACCAGCTTTAGGCCAAAAAGGTGTTAATATTATGGAGTTTTGTAAATTATTTAATAAAAAAACCGAAAACATAGAAAAAGGACTTCCAATACCGGTAATTATCACTGTTTATTCTGATCGTTCATTTACATTTATCACAAAAACGCCTCCAGCCTCTGTTTTATTAAAAAAACTATCTGGCATTAAAAAAGGTGCAAGCAAAACCAAATCAGAACAAATAGGAAAAATAAATCGTTTACAGATACAAGAAATAGCAAAAATAAAAAATAACGATATGACTGGTTCTAATATTGAAAGTATGATGCGATCTATTGAAGGCACTGCTAAATCTATGGGACTAATCATTGAGGAATAA
- the rpoB gene encoding DNA-directed RNA polymerase subunit beta, translated as MVYSYTEKKRIRKDFGKRPKVLDIPYLLSIQLDSFKKFIKPDLEGQQGLEAAFRSVFPIRGYNGNSELQYVSYRLGETIFDVKECQIRGATYSAPLRVRLRLVIYERDILEATVKDIKEQEVYMGEIPLMTNNGTFIINGTERVVVSQLHRSPGVFFDSDKGKTHSSGKVLYNARIIPYRGSWLDFEFDPKDNLFVRIDRRRKLPVSIILRALNYSTEEILDIFFEKNIFKIENNKIKLELVPERLRGETASFNIQKNGKIYIEKGRRITARHIQELKNNKIKSITVPVEYMLGRIVSKNYIDQKTNEIIIFSNTELSLEALEKLKKSNFHYVETLFTNDLDHGPYMSETLRIDSSNDRASALIEIYRVMRPGEPPTKEATENLFENLFFSEDRYDLSSVGRMKFNRSLLRKEIEGSGTLKKEDIIDVIKKIIDIRNGKGEVDDIDHLGNRRVRSVGEMAENQFRIGLVRVERAVKERLSIGDLDTLMPQDMINAKPISAAVKEFFGSSQLSQFMDQNNPLSEITHKRRISALGLGGLTRERAGFEVRDVHPTHYGRVCPIETPEGPNIGLINSLSVYAQTNSYGFLETPYRKVRNGLVTEEINYLSAIEEGNYIIAQANTNIDKNGFFTDDLVTCRHKGESSLFNCNQVNYMDVSTQQIVSVGASLIPFLEHDDANRALMGANMQRQAVPTLKADKPLVGTGMERAVAVDSGVTAVAKRSGFIQYVDASRIVIKVDEKEMYAGEAGIDIYNLTKYTRSNQNTCINQKPCVDLGEKIKKGDVLADGPSTDLGELALGQNMRVAFMPWNGYNFEDSILVSERVVQEDRFTTIHIQELSCISRDTKLGAEEISADIPNVGESALSKLDESGIVYIGAEVTGGDILVGKVTPKGETQLTPEEKLLRAIFGEKASDVKDSSLRVPNGVSGTVIDIQIFTRDGVKKDKRALEIEDMHLKKIKKDLTEEFKIFESSLFAHIKKTFISFNIEEEKLNRLPFEKWFSIEMKQKHERKEIEKLAKQHDELKEEFNKKIEIKRRKITQGDDLAPGVLKIVKVYLAVKRQIQPGDKMAGRHGNKGVISKINPIEDMPYDDNGIPVDIVLNPLGVPSRMNIGQILETHLGMAAKGIGDKINHMLKTQEKVSNLRKFIQKAFDLGNHLRQKIDLNTFSDKEILRLAKNLKNGIPIATPVFDGAQENEIKTMLKFAGLPASGQITLFDGRTGEKFERPVTVGYMYMLKLNHLVDDKMHARSTGSYSLVTQQPLGGKAQFGGQRFGEMEVWALEAYGASYTLQEMLTVKSDDVNGRTKMYKNIVDGNYQMEPGMPESFNVLLKEIRSLGINIELESE; from the coding sequence ATGGTTTACTCTTATACCGAAAAAAAACGTATTCGTAAAGATTTTGGCAAACGTCCTAAAGTTTTAGATATACCATATCTTCTTTCGATTCAATTAGATTCTTTTAAAAAATTTATTAAACCAGATTTAGAAGGTCAACAAGGATTGGAAGCAGCATTCCGATCTGTATTTCCTATTCGTGGTTATAATGGAAATTCTGAACTTCAATATGTGAGTTACCGTTTAGGAGAAACAATATTTGATGTAAAAGAATGTCAAATTAGAGGAGCAACTTATTCAGCACCATTGAGAGTCAGATTAAGGCTTGTTATTTATGAACGTGACATATTAGAAGCCACTGTTAAAGATATTAAAGAACAAGAAGTTTATATGGGTGAAATTCCTTTAATGACAAATAATGGAACGTTTATAATAAACGGCACAGAAAGAGTAGTTGTTTCTCAACTGCATCGTAGTCCTGGAGTTTTTTTTGATAGTGATAAAGGTAAAACTCACTCTTCCGGAAAAGTACTATATAATGCACGTATTATTCCTTATCGAGGATCTTGGTTAGATTTTGAATTTGATCCAAAAGATAATTTATTTGTTAGAATTGACAGACGTAGAAAACTACCAGTCAGCATTATCTTACGTGCTCTTAATTACAGCACAGAAGAAATATTAGATATTTTTTTTGAAAAAAATATTTTTAAAATAGAAAACAATAAAATCAAACTAGAATTAGTCCCGGAAAGACTTCGTGGCGAAACTGCATCATTTAACATTCAAAAAAATGGAAAAATATATATAGAAAAAGGACGTCGTATTACTGCTCGACATATTCAAGAACTAAAAAATAATAAAATAAAATCTATAACAGTGCCAGTTGAATATATGTTAGGAAGAATCGTATCTAAAAACTATATAGATCAAAAAACAAATGAAATAATTATTTTTTCTAATACAGAATTATCTTTAGAAGCATTAGAAAAATTAAAAAAATCAAATTTTCATTATGTCGAAACATTATTTACTAATGATTTAGATCATGGTCCATATATGTCAGAAACACTAAGAATAGACTCATCAAATGATCGTGCTAGTGCTTTGATAGAAATTTACCGAGTTATGAGACCTGGAGAACCTCCTACTAAAGAAGCGACAGAAAATTTATTTGAAAATTTATTTTTTTCTGAGGACAGATATGATCTTTCTTCTGTGGGAAGAATGAAATTCAACAGATCTCTTTTACGAAAAGAAATTGAAGGTTCAGGTACTTTAAAAAAAGAAGACATAATTGATGTAATAAAAAAAATCATTGATATTCGCAATGGAAAAGGAGAAGTAGACGATATTGATCATCTGGGAAACCGCCGTGTCAGATCAGTTGGAGAAATGGCGGAAAATCAATTTAGAATTGGTTTAGTTAGAGTGGAAAGAGCTGTTAAAGAAAGATTATCTATAGGTGATTTAGATACTCTTATGCCACAAGATATGATTAATGCTAAACCAATATCAGCTGCCGTGAAAGAATTTTTTGGCTCCAGTCAGTTATCACAATTTATGGATCAAAATAATCCTTTATCAGAAATTACTCATAAAAGACGAATTTCAGCTTTAGGTTTAGGCGGTTTAACTAGAGAAAGAGCAGGTTTTGAAGTTCGAGATGTTCATCCTACTCACTACGGACGTGTATGTCCTATAGAAACACCGGAAGGTCCAAACATTGGATTAATTAATTCTTTATCTGTATACGCCCAAACAAATTCATATGGATTTTTAGAAACACCTTATAGAAAAGTACGAAACGGTTTGGTAACAGAAGAAATTAATTATCTATCTGCTATAGAAGAAGGTAATTATATTATTGCACAAGCCAACACTAACATTGATAAAAACGGTTTTTTTACTGACGATTTAGTAACCTGTCGACACAAAGGTGAATCTAGTTTATTTAATTGTAATCAAGTAAATTACATGGACGTTTCTACTCAACAAATTGTATCTGTCGGTGCATCTTTAATTCCTTTTCTTGAACACGACGATGCAAATAGAGCGCTAATGGGAGCTAATATGCAACGTCAAGCAGTCCCTACTCTAAAAGCAGATAAACCTTTAGTTGGCACAGGAATGGAACGAGCAGTAGCAGTAGATTCAGGAGTTACAGCAGTAGCTAAAAGAAGTGGTTTTATTCAGTATGTAGATGCTTCACGTATAGTAATTAAAGTTGATGAAAAAGAAATGTATGCAGGAGAAGCTGGAATAGATATCTATAATTTAACTAAATATACACGATCAAATCAAAACACTTGTATTAATCAGAAACCCTGTGTTGATTTAGGAGAAAAAATTAAAAAAGGTGATGTTCTGGCTGATGGACCATCTACTGATTTGGGAGAACTTGCATTAGGACAAAATATGCGTGTAGCATTTATGCCATGGAATGGATATAACTTTGAAGATTCAATACTCGTGTCTGAAAGAGTTGTGCAAGAAGATCGTTTTACTACAATTCATATTCAAGAATTATCATGTATATCACGAGATACTAAATTAGGAGCAGAAGAAATTAGCGCAGATATACCTAATGTAGGTGAATCTGCACTGTCTAAACTTGATGAATCTGGTATTGTTTATATTGGAGCAGAAGTTACTGGAGGTGACATACTAGTAGGAAAAGTAACTCCAAAAGGAGAAACACAATTAACACCAGAAGAAAAATTATTACGTGCTATTTTTGGTGAAAAAGCATCAGATGTAAAAGATTCTTCATTACGAGTTCCTAATGGAGTATCAGGAACTGTAATAGACATACAAATATTTACAAGAGATGGTGTAAAAAAAGATAAAAGAGCTTTAGAAATTGAAGATATGCATCTTAAAAAAATTAAAAAAGATCTTACTGAAGAATTTAAAATATTTGAATCAAGTTTATTTGCTCATATTAAAAAAACTTTTATATCTTTTAATATTGAAGAAGAAAAACTTAATAGATTGCCTTTCGAAAAATGGTTTTCTATAGAAATGAAACAAAAACATGAAAGAAAAGAAATAGAAAAGCTTGCAAAACAACATGATGAATTAAAAGAAGAATTTAATAAAAAAATCGAGATAAAACGTCGAAAAATTACACAAGGTGATGATCTTGCGCCAGGTGTTCTAAAAATAGTAAAAGTATATTTAGCAGTAAAGCGTCAAATTCAACCTGGTGACAAAATGGCAGGAAGACATGGAAACAAAGGAGTAATTTCTAAAATCAATCCTATTGAAGATATGCCATATGATGATAATGGTATCCCAGTGGATATTGTTTTAAATCCATTAGGCGTTCCTTCTCGCATGAATATTGGACAAATATTAGAAACGCATTTAGGTATGGCAGCAAAGGGTATTGGTGATAAAATCAATCACATGCTAAAAACACAAGAAAAAGTGTCTAATTTACGAAAATTTATCCAAAAAGCTTTTGATTTAGGAAATCACTTGCGTCAAAAAATAGACTTAAATACTTTTTCAGATAAAGAAATATTACGATTAGCAAAAAATTTAAAAAATGGTATTCCCATTGCAACACCAGTATTCGATGGTGCACAAGAAAACGAAATAAAAACAATGTTAAAATTTGCAGGTTTACCTGCTTCTGGACAAATTACGCTGTTTGATGGGAGAACTGGGGAAAAATTTGAACGACCTGTTACTGTTGGTTATATGTACATGTTGAAATTAAACCATTTAGTAGATGATAAAATGCATGCTCGTTCTACTGGTTCTTATAGCTTAGTTACTCAACAACCACTAGGCGGAAAAGCTCAATTTGGTGGACAGCGTTTCGGTGAAATGGAAGTTTGGGCACTAGAAGCGTATGGAGCTTCTTATACATTACAAGAAATGTTAACCGTTAAATCTGATGACGTAAATGGAAGAACTAAAATGTACAAAAATATTGTAGACGGAAATTATCAAATGGAACCTGGAATGCCAGAATCTTTTAATGTGCTTTTGAAAGAAATTCGATCATTAGGTATTAATATTGAATTGGAAAGTGAATAA
- the rplA gene encoding 50S ribosomal protein L1 has product MSTITKRMKHIKNNIDFKKFHHIDEIINLLKKSSQVKFNESIDIAINLGINPKKSDQNIRGSVVLPNGVGRIIRVAVFTQGNNVKIAKNAGAEFIGMEDLSEKIKKEGVNFDIVIASPDAMKVVTQLGQILGPRNLMPNPKLGTITTNIAEAIKNAKTGQVRYRNDKNGIIHATIGRINFNIKHIKENLNIFLESIKKSKPPQSKGTYIKKIVLSTTMGIGLIVDQSTLSV; this is encoded by the coding sequence ATGAGCACAATAACTAAACGTATGAAACATATTAAAAATAATATTGATTTCAAAAAATTCCATCACATTGATGAAATAATAAATTTATTAAAAAAATCTTCTCAAGTAAAATTTAATGAAAGTATTGACATCGCTATTAATTTAGGGATAAATCCTAAAAAATCAGATCAAAACATTCGAGGTTCAGTGGTTTTACCTAATGGCGTAGGACGCATCATTCGAGTAGCCGTATTTACACAAGGTAATAATGTTAAAATAGCTAAAAATGCAGGCGCAGAATTTATAGGAATGGAGGATTTATCTGAAAAAATTAAAAAAGAAGGTGTGAATTTCGATATTGTTATCGCCTCTCCTGACGCGATGAAAGTAGTGACACAGTTAGGGCAAATACTAGGACCTCGTAATTTAATGCCAAATCCTAAATTAGGCACAATCACTACAAATATTGCTGAAGCAATTAAAAATGCAAAAACCGGACAAGTGCGCTATAGAAATGATAAAAATGGAATTATTCATGCTACAATTGGTCGAATTAATTTTAATATAAAACATATCAAAGAAAATTTAAATATATTTTTAGAATCCATTAAAAAATCAAAACCACCACAATCAAAAGGAACATATATAAAAAAAATAGTTTTATCAACAACTATGGGTATAGGATTAATCGTGGATCAGTCCACGTTATCTGTTTAG
- the rplJ gene encoding 50S ribosomal protein L10 — translation MALNLHNKKIIVSKINKISNTALSAVTADSQGICVNKINELRKSGREIGVTMSIVQNTLLSLAIKNTAFECLKKKIKGSTFIAYSMIHPGSGARLFKEFSKKNTHFKITGAAFEGKLLSILEINQLADMPTYKEAIVKLLLILKMSVAGKLIYTLSAIKKKKETS, via the coding sequence ATGGCATTAAATCTTCATAATAAAAAAATCATTGTTTCTAAAATTAATAAAATATCTAATACAGCATTATCAGCTGTAACTGCAGATTCTCAAGGAATTTGCGTGAATAAAATCAATGAATTGAGAAAATCTGGACGTGAAATCGGAGTAACTATGAGTATTGTTCAAAATACTCTACTATCTTTAGCGATTAAAAATACTGCTTTTGAATGTTTAAAAAAAAAAATTAAAGGTTCTACCTTTATCGCTTATTCTATGATACATCCAGGAAGCGGAGCTAGATTATTTAAGGAATTCTCAAAAAAAAATACACATTTTAAAATTACAGGAGCAGCTTTTGAAGGAAAATTACTCTCTATTTTAGAAATTAATCAACTTGCAGATATGCCTACGTATAAAGAAGCAATAGTAAAGCTTTTATTAATATTAAAAATGTCGGTTGCTGGAAAACTGATTTATACATTGTCTGCTATAAAAAAGAAAAAAGAAACCTCTTAA